One Oncorhynchus masou masou isolate Uvic2021 chromosome 18, UVic_Omas_1.1, whole genome shotgun sequence DNA window includes the following coding sequences:
- the LOC135504249 gene encoding calmodulin-binding transcription activator 1-like isoform X2 — protein MENEVEDNQFRMSILERLEQMERRMAEMASHHQQGSGGSAGAGGGAGGGGGGGSGGNNSQTQCVSGQGQAGSSFESRVVVVCEKMMNRACWAKSKHLIHSKTFRGMTLLHLAAGQGYATLIQTLIRWRTKHADSIDLELEVDPLNVDHFSCTPLMWACALGHLEAAVVLYKWDRRALAIPDSLGRLPLSIARSRGHTKLAECLEQLQREEQQPPAPLPPTTRMSFSPTPHDAPTSDSWMVTWASDGVMAPGGKKGGTATTTTTSTTSTTSTNLNPDLRRPRSEPSNYYSSECQRDLPLAKKHKPNPELFQARPDKAMSVPLSLEQQQLHKLSFSTKSPSPEGLSPDKSLSGGGSSGGAGVAKWSSREGFSSRGLGRKGSGDSGGSSLGKEKLASRLRQREQLGNMLVMAEREMVDTELFSYREDLENQDCMTQMDDLQDNMMTLAEHIIEATPERIKREDFVALDGVPLDSAGVSNTMSWLASYLGDVEQLPSIIQLRSLYSDPLTPSSSPSPGGSPLREGSMERPTLPSPADWSEFLQASNNKVERDLAQLTLSDPEQRELYEAARLVQTAFRKYKGRPFREQQEVAAAVIQRCYKKYKQLTWIALKYALYKKMTQAAILIQSKFRSYQEQKKFQQSRRAAVLIQQYYRGYKEFGRLRLHRQGAAAALVQHKLRSSLLSKRQDQAARKIMRFLRRCRHSPLMDHRLFKRSERIEKGQGT, from the exons ATGGAAAATGAAGTAGAAG ATAACCAGTTCAGAATGTCCATCCTGGAGCGCCTGGAGCAGATGGAGAGACGGATGGCAGAGATGGCCTCCCATCACCAGCAGGGCAGCGGAGGAAGtgcaggagcaggaggaggagcaggaggtggaggaggaggaggtagtggGGGTAACAACAGCCAGACACAG tgtgtgtcagggCAGGGTCAGGCGGGCAGCAGCTTTGAGAGccgtgtggtggtggtgtgtgagaAGATGATGAACCGGGCCTGCTGGGCCAAGTCCAAACACCTGATCCACTCCAAGACCTTCAGGGGAATGACCCTGCTCCACCTGGCCGCAGGGCAGGGCTACGCCACCCTCATCCAGACACTCATCAGGTGGCG CACCAAGCATGCAGACAGCATTGACCTGGAGCTGGAGGTGGACCCACTCAATGTGGACCACTTCTCCTGCACCCCTCTG ATGTGGGCGTGTGCCCTGGGTCACCTGGAAGCGGCAGTGGTCCTTTATAAGTGGGACCGACGGGCCCTGGCCATCCCTGACTCTCTGGGACGCTTGCCCCTGTCCATCGCCCGCTCCCGCGGCCACACCAAGCTGGCCGAGTGTCTGGAGCAACTGCAAAGAGAGGAAcagcagccccctgcacctctgcCCCCCACCACGCGCATGtccttctcccccaccccccacGATGCTCCCACCTCAGACAGCTGGATGGTCACATGGGCCAGCGACGGCGTGATGGCGCCCGGCGGAAAGAAAGGCggcaccgccaccaccaccactacctccaccacctccaccacctccaccaaccTCAACCCAG ACTTGAGAAGGCCGAGATCCGAGCCCTCCAACTACTACAGCAGTGAGTGCCAGCGAGACCTTCccttggccaagaaacacaagcccAACCCAGAGCTGTTCCAGGCCAGGCCCGACAAGGCCATGTCTGTCCCGCTGAGCCTGGAGCAACAGCAGCTCCACAAGCTGTCCTTCAGCACCAAGAGCCCGTCCCCTGAGGGCCTCAGCCCAGACAAAAGTCTCTCGGGTGGGGGAAGCTCTGGAGGAGCAGGGGTAGCCAAGTGGAGCTCTAGGGAGGGTTTCTCCAGCAGGGGCTTAGGCAGAAAGGGTTCAGGGGACTCTGGGGGCAGCAGCCTGGGGAAGGAGAAGCTGGCTAGCAGGCTGAGACAGAGGGAACAGCTGGGGAACATGCTGgtgatggctgagagagagatggtggacaCTGAGCTGTTTTCCTATAGAGAAGATCTGGAGAACCAGGACTGTATGACGCAGATGGACGACCTGCAG GACAACATGATGACTCTGGCAGAGCATATCATTGAGGCGACCCCAGAGAGAATCAAGAGGGAGGACTTTGTGGCCCTGGATGGAGTGCCCCTGGACAGTGCTGGGGTCAGCAACACCATGAGCTGGTTGGCCAGTTACCTCGGAGACGTGGAGCAGCTTCCCAGCATCATACAGCTACG ATCTCTGTACAGTGATCCTCTGACTCCATCCTCCAGCCCCAGCCCAGGGGGGTCTCCCCTGAGGGAGGGGTCCATGGAGAGGCCCACCCTGCCCTCCCCGGCCGACTGGAGCGAGTTCCTCCAGGCCTCTAACAACAAGGTGGAGAGAGACTTGGCCCAGCTCACCCTGTCCGACCCCGAGCAGAGGGAGCTGTACGAGGCCGCCCGTCTCGTCCAAACTGCCTTCCGCAAGTACAAG GGACGCCCATTCAGAGAGCAACAGGAAGTAGCTGCGGCAGTCATTCAGCGTTGTTACAAGAAATACAAACAG CTAACATGGATAGCCTTGAAG TATGCACTTTATAAGAAGATGACGCAGGCCGCCATTCTTATCCAGAGTAAGTTCCGCAGCTACCAGGAGCAGAAGAAGTTCCAGCAGAGCAGGCGGGCAGCCGTGCTGATCCAGCAGTACTACCGCGGCTACAAGGAGTTTGGCAGGCTCAGGCTCCACCGGCAAGGAGCCGCCGCTGCCCTGGTGCAACACAAACTCAG AAGTAGTCTGCTCTCTAAGAGGCAGGATCAGGCTGCCAGGAAGATCATGAGGTTTCTACGCCGCTGCCGCCACAG CCCCTTGATGGACCATAGACTGTTCAAGCGG agTGAACGAATTGAAAAGGGCCAAGGAACATGA